From Medicago truncatula cultivar Jemalong A17 chromosome 7, MtrunA17r5.0-ANR, whole genome shotgun sequence, a single genomic window includes:
- the LOC11429895 gene encoding uncharacterized protein, whose product MKLSTTKSISSPARTDKFPPPLMRFLRTNAGSRSSRRSRSSPMFVLRNKKTIETTQEPSSPKVTCMGQVRAKRSSSKSSTTPTHHWWIKKPNPCRCRLVWPKWAFFRRKKPTKPKQDSVKSESNRNSNFTLEDEQRVSVSVESVDNAIVSNSNCSTPPKNALLLTRCRSAPYRSSSLASRFWSSPLRNEEETESTSIDDNEESSSQSQKRESVSDKEDSIGERIGLTKDLENVQELLLKGRVKKEEEDSAVARPVVLTRCKSEPARVSYRIDPEVNSNLWKKTRLGFPLHILSD is encoded by the coding sequence TGCAGGAAGTAGAAGTAGTAGAAGGTCAAGGTCAAGCCCCATGTTCGTTCTCCGTAACAAAAAAACCATTGAAACTACACAAGAACCTTCTTCCCCTAAAGTCACTTGCATGGGTCAAGTCAGAGCCAAACGTAgctcatccaaatcctccaccaCTCCCACACACCACTGGTGGATTAAAAAGCCCAACCCATGCCGTTGTCGACTCGTTTGGCCCAAATGGGCTTTCTTCCGTAGAAAAAAACCAACTAAACCTAAACAAGATTCAGTTAAATCAGAGTCTAACAGAAATAGTAATTTCACCCTAGAAGATGAACAAAGAGTTAGTGTTAGTGTTGAATCTGTTGATAATGCTAttgtttcaaattcaaattgttcTACTCCTCCGAAAAACGCTTTGTTATTAACAAGGTGTAGATCCGCTCCATACAGATCTTCATCTCTTGCGAGTAGGTTTTGGAGTTCACCTTtgagaaatgaagaagaaacaGAGTCTACTTCCATTGACGATAACGAGGAATCAAGTTCGCAATCGCAGAAGAGAGAATCGGTTTCTGATAAAGAGGATTCGATAGGTGAAAGAATTGGTTTGACTAAGGATTTGGAGAATGTTCAAGAGTTGTTGTTGAAGGGAAGGgtaaaaaaggaagaagaagattctGCGGTGGCGCGTCCTGTTGTACTGACTCGGTGTAAATCGGAACCGGCGAGAGTAAGTTACAGAATTGACCCTGAGGTAAATAGTAATTTGTGGAAAAAGACTAGGTTGGGTTTTCCTCTCCACATACTTTCTGATTAA